ACGAGCACGCTGCGCAGGCGGCGGGAGGGTGGGCGCGGACCCGGGAGATTCTGGACGGCTGTGACGACGCCGACCTGACCGCGCCGCTCGACCTCGACGGCGACCCGACGGACGGTGTCCACATGCTCGTGCTCGACGAGGTGCTCTATGCGGCGAACCGAGGGTTGCTCGACGCGGACGAGGTCCTCGCACTCGTCGAGGAGAAACCCGCCGACCTCGAACTCGTGCTGACCGGCGGGCACGAGCGACCGGACTGGCTTGACGACGTGGCCGACCTCGTGACGAACGTCCGGAAGGAGCGCCATCCAATCGAGGCCGGCCAGCGCGCCCGCAAGGGCACCGAGTTCTGAGCGGAGAACCGC
The sequence above is drawn from the Haloarchaeobius salinus genome and encodes:
- a CDS encoding cob(I)yrinic acid a,c-diamide adenosyltransferase; its protein translation is MTDSEQTGDARRPASGPIEPSAPDEFGLVQAFWGDGKGKTTAALGMAFRAAGHGYRVHVLQFMKGGADSVEDVRGEYNAIDAMPGLSYENTGHYGWHRFADGTDDDEHAAQAAGGWARTREILDGCDDADLTAPLDLDGDPTDGVHMLVLDEVLYAANRGLLDADEVLALVEEKPADLELVLTGGHERPDWLDDVADLVTNVRKERHPIEAGQRARKGTEF